The following coding sequences are from one Candoia aspera isolate rCanAsp1 chromosome 13, rCanAsp1.hap2, whole genome shotgun sequence window:
- the ACSBG1 gene encoding long-chain-fatty-acid--CoA ligase ACSBG1 isoform X1 has translation MSLEKCSAPLWTTSADGQVKLRRDPTCSQMPVTVHQMFQESLEKYKSLNALASRKDGKWEKITFSEYYNLSRKAAKSFLKLGLERFHSVAILGFNSPEWFILAVGAVFAGGIVTGIYTTSSPEACHYVAHDCRANIVVVENQKQLDKIMQIWDRLPYLKAVVMYKDSVPEKHPNLFMMDEFMELGDGIQDGQLDAIIDSQEASQCCVLIYTSGTTGKPKGVMLSHDNITWTSAHASRAGDVQPAEIRQEKIVSYLPLSHIAAQIYDLWTGIKWGEEVYFAEPDALKGSLVEVLREALPTSHMGVPRVWEKMMEKIKEVSSQTGLLKKKMLSWAMSVTLEQNLSCSNSDSKPYWMRMVDSLLLAKIRCALGLSQCQKHFCGAAPLPVEVSQFFLGLNIPLYEAYGMSETTGPHCMSGPHIYRPNSCGMAVPGCLIKIVNEDEHGNGEICFWGRTVFMGYLNMEDKTREVIDQDGWLHSGDLGKMDKDGFLYVTGRIKELIITAGGENIPPVPLEDAVKKELPLISNAVLIGDQKKFLSMLLTLKCSVDPDTSEPTDCLTQEARDFCQKAGSKATQVSEIVRARDHAVYRAVQVGIDRVNGCSVSNAQRIQKWAILGKDFSISGGEFGPTMKLKRQTVAEKYKNEIEAFYKDCLAA, from the exons ATGAGTCTGGAAAAATGTTCAG CTCCTCTCTGGACCACATCTGCTGACGGGCAGGTGAAGCTGAGAAGGGACCCCACGTGCTCACAAATGCCAGTAACAGTTCACCAGATGTTTCAAGAATCTCTAGAGAAATACAAGTCTCTCAATGCATTAGCCAGCAGGAAGGATGGgaaatgggaaaagataactttTTCCGAGTATTACAACCTCTCTCGGAAAGCAGCCAAAAGTTTCCTAAAG ctCGGCCTTGAACGATTCCACAGTGTTGCAATTCTGGGTTTCAATTCTCCCGAATGGTTCATTTTGGCAGTAGGAGCTGTTTTTGCTGG CGGCATTGTGACAGGGATCTACACAACCAGCTCTCCAGAGGCTTGTCATTACGTTGCTCATGACTGCCGAGCCAATATTGTGGTGGTGGAAAACCAGAAGCAGTTGGACAAAATAATGCAG ATCTGGGATCGTTTACCATACTTAAAAGCTGTCGTGATGTATAAAGACAGTGTGCCTGAGAAACATCCCAATTTGTTTATG ATGGATGAATTCATGGAGTTGGGAGATGGAATTCAGGATGGACAACTTGATGCTATTATTGACTCCCAAGAGGCCAGCCAATGTTGTGTCCTGATCTACACCTCTGGAACAACAGGGAAGCCGAAAGGAGTCATGCTGAGCCACGACAAT ATCACCTGGACATCCGCACACGCCAGTCGGGCAGGAGATGTGCAACCCGCTGAAATCCGGCAGGAAAAGATCGTCAGTTACCTCCCCTTGAGCCACATCGCTGCCCAAATATACGATCTCTGGACTGGAATTAAGTGGGGTGAAGAGGTTTATTTTGCAGAACCGGATGCCTTGAAG GGAAGCCTGGTTGAGGTCCTGAGAGAAGCACTACCCACCTCACATATGGGAGTGCCCCGGGTGTGGGAGAAGATGATGGAGAAGATCAAAGAGGTTTCTTCGCAGACTGGATTGCTGAAGAAGAAGATGCTGTCCTGGGCCATGTCAGTCACTCTGGAGCAAAACCTGAGCTGCTCCAATAG TGATTCAAAGCCCTATTGGATGAGGATGGTGGACTCTTTGCTCCTCGCTAAGATCCGCTGTGCCCTCGGCCTTTCCCAGTGTCAGAAGCACTTCTGCGGAGCTGCCCCCCTCCCTGTGGAAGTATCGCAGTTCTTCCTTGGCCTGAACATCCCCCTTTATGAAGCGTATGGGATGAGTGAAACCACCGGTCCCCATTGCATGTCTGGGCCACACATTTATCGACCTAACAG CTGTGGCATGGCTGTCCCAGGTTGCCTCATTAAGATAGTGAACGAAGATGAACATGGCAACGGGGAGATTTGCTTTTGGGGACGGACAGTCTTCATGGGCTATTTGAACATGGAGGACAAGACCAGGGAAGTGATTGACCAAGATGGCTGGTTGCACTCTGGAGATCTTGGAAAGATGGACAAGGATGGATTTCTTTATGTCACTGGAAGAATTAAAG AGCTTATCATTACAGCTGGGGGTGAAAATATCCCTCCTGTCCCCCTGGAAGATGCTGTCAAGAAGGAGCTCCCATTAATTAGCAATGCTGTGTTGATTGGAGATCAGAAGAAGTTCTTGTCTATGTTGCTGACCTTAAAG TGCTCAGTGGATCCTGATACATCTGAACCAACTGATTGCCTGACCCAGGAAGCCAGAGACTTCTGCCAAAAAGCTGGAAGCAAAGCCACGCAGGTTTCCGAAATTGTACGCGCAAGAGACCACGCCGTGTACCGGGCTGTGCAAGTTGGCATAGACCGCGTCAATGGGTGCTCCGTCAGCAACGCTCAGCGCATTCAGAAGTGGGCAATCCTAGGAAAAGACTTCTCCATTTCTGGTGGAGAATTTG GTCCGACAATGAAATTAAAGCGGCAAACAGTTGCTGAGAAGTACAAAAATGAAATTGAGGCTTTTTACAAGGATTGTTTAGCTGCCTAG
- the ACSBG1 gene encoding long-chain-fatty-acid--CoA ligase ACSBG1 isoform X2 encodes MSLEKCSAPLWTTSADGQVKLRRDPTCSQMPVTVHQMFQESLEKYKSLNALASRKDGKWEKITFSEYYNLSRKAAKSFLKLGLERFHSVAILGFNSPEWFILAVGAVFAGGIVTGIYTTSSPEACHYVAHDCRANIVVVENQKQLDKIMQIWDRLPYLKAVVMYKDSVPEKHPNLFMMDEFMELGDGIQDGQLDAIIDSQEASQCCVLIYTSGTTGKPKGVMLSHDNITWTSAHASRAGDVQPAEIRQEKIVSYLPLSHIAAQIYDLWTGIKWGEEVYFAEPDALKGSLVEVLREALPTSHMGVPRVWEKMMEKIKEVSSQTGLLKKKMLSWAMSVTLEQNLSCSNSDSKPYWMRMVDSLLLAKIRCALGLSQCQKHFCGAAPLPVEVSQFFLGLNIPLYEAYGMSETTGPHCMSGPHIYRPNSCGMAVPGCLIKIVNEDEHGNGEICFWGRTVFMGYLNMEDKTREVIDQDGWLHSGDLGKMDKDGFLYVTGRIKAGGENIPPVPLEDAVKKELPLISNAVLIGDQKKFLSMLLTLKCSVDPDTSEPTDCLTQEARDFCQKAGSKATQVSEIVRARDHAVYRAVQVGIDRVNGCSVSNAQRIQKWAILGKDFSISGGEFGPTMKLKRQTVAEKYKNEIEAFYKDCLAA; translated from the exons ATGAGTCTGGAAAAATGTTCAG CTCCTCTCTGGACCACATCTGCTGACGGGCAGGTGAAGCTGAGAAGGGACCCCACGTGCTCACAAATGCCAGTAACAGTTCACCAGATGTTTCAAGAATCTCTAGAGAAATACAAGTCTCTCAATGCATTAGCCAGCAGGAAGGATGGgaaatgggaaaagataactttTTCCGAGTATTACAACCTCTCTCGGAAAGCAGCCAAAAGTTTCCTAAAG ctCGGCCTTGAACGATTCCACAGTGTTGCAATTCTGGGTTTCAATTCTCCCGAATGGTTCATTTTGGCAGTAGGAGCTGTTTTTGCTGG CGGCATTGTGACAGGGATCTACACAACCAGCTCTCCAGAGGCTTGTCATTACGTTGCTCATGACTGCCGAGCCAATATTGTGGTGGTGGAAAACCAGAAGCAGTTGGACAAAATAATGCAG ATCTGGGATCGTTTACCATACTTAAAAGCTGTCGTGATGTATAAAGACAGTGTGCCTGAGAAACATCCCAATTTGTTTATG ATGGATGAATTCATGGAGTTGGGAGATGGAATTCAGGATGGACAACTTGATGCTATTATTGACTCCCAAGAGGCCAGCCAATGTTGTGTCCTGATCTACACCTCTGGAACAACAGGGAAGCCGAAAGGAGTCATGCTGAGCCACGACAAT ATCACCTGGACATCCGCACACGCCAGTCGGGCAGGAGATGTGCAACCCGCTGAAATCCGGCAGGAAAAGATCGTCAGTTACCTCCCCTTGAGCCACATCGCTGCCCAAATATACGATCTCTGGACTGGAATTAAGTGGGGTGAAGAGGTTTATTTTGCAGAACCGGATGCCTTGAAG GGAAGCCTGGTTGAGGTCCTGAGAGAAGCACTACCCACCTCACATATGGGAGTGCCCCGGGTGTGGGAGAAGATGATGGAGAAGATCAAAGAGGTTTCTTCGCAGACTGGATTGCTGAAGAAGAAGATGCTGTCCTGGGCCATGTCAGTCACTCTGGAGCAAAACCTGAGCTGCTCCAATAG TGATTCAAAGCCCTATTGGATGAGGATGGTGGACTCTTTGCTCCTCGCTAAGATCCGCTGTGCCCTCGGCCTTTCCCAGTGTCAGAAGCACTTCTGCGGAGCTGCCCCCCTCCCTGTGGAAGTATCGCAGTTCTTCCTTGGCCTGAACATCCCCCTTTATGAAGCGTATGGGATGAGTGAAACCACCGGTCCCCATTGCATGTCTGGGCCACACATTTATCGACCTAACAG CTGTGGCATGGCTGTCCCAGGTTGCCTCATTAAGATAGTGAACGAAGATGAACATGGCAACGGGGAGATTTGCTTTTGGGGACGGACAGTCTTCATGGGCTATTTGAACATGGAGGACAAGACCAGGGAAGTGATTGACCAAGATGGCTGGTTGCACTCTGGAGATCTTGGAAAGATGGACAAGGATGGATTTCTTTATGTCACTGGAAGAATTAAAG CTGGGGGTGAAAATATCCCTCCTGTCCCCCTGGAAGATGCTGTCAAGAAGGAGCTCCCATTAATTAGCAATGCTGTGTTGATTGGAGATCAGAAGAAGTTCTTGTCTATGTTGCTGACCTTAAAG TGCTCAGTGGATCCTGATACATCTGAACCAACTGATTGCCTGACCCAGGAAGCCAGAGACTTCTGCCAAAAAGCTGGAAGCAAAGCCACGCAGGTTTCCGAAATTGTACGCGCAAGAGACCACGCCGTGTACCGGGCTGTGCAAGTTGGCATAGACCGCGTCAATGGGTGCTCCGTCAGCAACGCTCAGCGCATTCAGAAGTGGGCAATCCTAGGAAAAGACTTCTCCATTTCTGGTGGAGAATTTG GTCCGACAATGAAATTAAAGCGGCAAACAGTTGCTGAGAAGTACAAAAATGAAATTGAGGCTTTTTACAAGGATTGTTTAGCTGCCTAG
- the ACSBG1 gene encoding long-chain-fatty-acid--CoA ligase ACSBG1 isoform X3, whose protein sequence is MSLEKCSAPLWTTSADGQVKLRRDPTCSQMPVTVHQMFQESLEKYKSLNALASRKDGKWEKITFSEYYNLSRKAAKSFLKLGLERFHSVAILGFNSPEWFILAVGAVFAGGIVTGIYTTSSPEACHYVAHDCRANIVVVENQKQLDKIMQIWDRLPYLKAVVMYKDSVPEKHPNLFMMDEFMELGDGIQDGQLDAIIDSQEASQCCVLIYTSGTTGKPKGVMLSHDNITWTSAHASRAGDVQPAEIRQEKIVSYLPLSHIAAQIYDLWTGIKWGEEGSLVEVLREALPTSHMGVPRVWEKMMEKIKEVSSQTGLLKKKMLSWAMSVTLEQNLSCSNSDSKPYWMRMVDSLLLAKIRCALGLSQCQKHFCGAAPLPVEVSQFFLGLNIPLYEAYGMSETTGPHCMSGPHIYRPNSCGMAVPGCLIKIVNEDEHGNGEICFWGRTVFMGYLNMEDKTREVIDQDGWLHSGDLGKMDKDGFLYVTGRIKELIITAGGENIPPVPLEDAVKKELPLISNAVLIGDQKKFLSMLLTLKCSVDPDTSEPTDCLTQEARDFCQKAGSKATQVSEIVRARDHAVYRAVQVGIDRVNGCSVSNAQRIQKWAILGKDFSISGGEFGPTMKLKRQTVAEKYKNEIEAFYKDCLAA, encoded by the exons ATGAGTCTGGAAAAATGTTCAG CTCCTCTCTGGACCACATCTGCTGACGGGCAGGTGAAGCTGAGAAGGGACCCCACGTGCTCACAAATGCCAGTAACAGTTCACCAGATGTTTCAAGAATCTCTAGAGAAATACAAGTCTCTCAATGCATTAGCCAGCAGGAAGGATGGgaaatgggaaaagataactttTTCCGAGTATTACAACCTCTCTCGGAAAGCAGCCAAAAGTTTCCTAAAG ctCGGCCTTGAACGATTCCACAGTGTTGCAATTCTGGGTTTCAATTCTCCCGAATGGTTCATTTTGGCAGTAGGAGCTGTTTTTGCTGG CGGCATTGTGACAGGGATCTACACAACCAGCTCTCCAGAGGCTTGTCATTACGTTGCTCATGACTGCCGAGCCAATATTGTGGTGGTGGAAAACCAGAAGCAGTTGGACAAAATAATGCAG ATCTGGGATCGTTTACCATACTTAAAAGCTGTCGTGATGTATAAAGACAGTGTGCCTGAGAAACATCCCAATTTGTTTATG ATGGATGAATTCATGGAGTTGGGAGATGGAATTCAGGATGGACAACTTGATGCTATTATTGACTCCCAAGAGGCCAGCCAATGTTGTGTCCTGATCTACACCTCTGGAACAACAGGGAAGCCGAAAGGAGTCATGCTGAGCCACGACAAT ATCACCTGGACATCCGCACACGCCAGTCGGGCAGGAGATGTGCAACCCGCTGAAATCCGGCAGGAAAAGATCGTCAGTTACCTCCCCTTGAGCCACATCGCTGCCCAAATATACGATCTCTGGACTGGAATTAAGTGGGGTGAAGAG GGAAGCCTGGTTGAGGTCCTGAGAGAAGCACTACCCACCTCACATATGGGAGTGCCCCGGGTGTGGGAGAAGATGATGGAGAAGATCAAAGAGGTTTCTTCGCAGACTGGATTGCTGAAGAAGAAGATGCTGTCCTGGGCCATGTCAGTCACTCTGGAGCAAAACCTGAGCTGCTCCAATAG TGATTCAAAGCCCTATTGGATGAGGATGGTGGACTCTTTGCTCCTCGCTAAGATCCGCTGTGCCCTCGGCCTTTCCCAGTGTCAGAAGCACTTCTGCGGAGCTGCCCCCCTCCCTGTGGAAGTATCGCAGTTCTTCCTTGGCCTGAACATCCCCCTTTATGAAGCGTATGGGATGAGTGAAACCACCGGTCCCCATTGCATGTCTGGGCCACACATTTATCGACCTAACAG CTGTGGCATGGCTGTCCCAGGTTGCCTCATTAAGATAGTGAACGAAGATGAACATGGCAACGGGGAGATTTGCTTTTGGGGACGGACAGTCTTCATGGGCTATTTGAACATGGAGGACAAGACCAGGGAAGTGATTGACCAAGATGGCTGGTTGCACTCTGGAGATCTTGGAAAGATGGACAAGGATGGATTTCTTTATGTCACTGGAAGAATTAAAG AGCTTATCATTACAGCTGGGGGTGAAAATATCCCTCCTGTCCCCCTGGAAGATGCTGTCAAGAAGGAGCTCCCATTAATTAGCAATGCTGTGTTGATTGGAGATCAGAAGAAGTTCTTGTCTATGTTGCTGACCTTAAAG TGCTCAGTGGATCCTGATACATCTGAACCAACTGATTGCCTGACCCAGGAAGCCAGAGACTTCTGCCAAAAAGCTGGAAGCAAAGCCACGCAGGTTTCCGAAATTGTACGCGCAAGAGACCACGCCGTGTACCGGGCTGTGCAAGTTGGCATAGACCGCGTCAATGGGTGCTCCGTCAGCAACGCTCAGCGCATTCAGAAGTGGGCAATCCTAGGAAAAGACTTCTCCATTTCTGGTGGAGAATTTG GTCCGACAATGAAATTAAAGCGGCAAACAGTTGCTGAGAAGTACAAAAATGAAATTGAGGCTTTTTACAAGGATTGTTTAGCTGCCTAG
- the ACSBG1 gene encoding long-chain-fatty-acid--CoA ligase ACSBG1 isoform X4 translates to MQIWDRLPYLKAVVMYKDSVPEKHPNLFMMDEFMELGDGIQDGQLDAIIDSQEASQCCVLIYTSGTTGKPKGVMLSHDNITWTSAHASRAGDVQPAEIRQEKIVSYLPLSHIAAQIYDLWTGIKWGEEVYFAEPDALKGSLVEVLREALPTSHMGVPRVWEKMMEKIKEVSSQTGLLKKKMLSWAMSVTLEQNLSCSNSDSKPYWMRMVDSLLLAKIRCALGLSQCQKHFCGAAPLPVEVSQFFLGLNIPLYEAYGMSETTGPHCMSGPHIYRPNSCGMAVPGCLIKIVNEDEHGNGEICFWGRTVFMGYLNMEDKTREVIDQDGWLHSGDLGKMDKDGFLYVTGRIKELIITAGGENIPPVPLEDAVKKELPLISNAVLIGDQKKFLSMLLTLKCSVDPDTSEPTDCLTQEARDFCQKAGSKATQVSEIVRARDHAVYRAVQVGIDRVNGCSVSNAQRIQKWAILGKDFSISGGEFGPTMKLKRQTVAEKYKNEIEAFYKDCLAA, encoded by the exons ATGCAG ATCTGGGATCGTTTACCATACTTAAAAGCTGTCGTGATGTATAAAGACAGTGTGCCTGAGAAACATCCCAATTTGTTTATG ATGGATGAATTCATGGAGTTGGGAGATGGAATTCAGGATGGACAACTTGATGCTATTATTGACTCCCAAGAGGCCAGCCAATGTTGTGTCCTGATCTACACCTCTGGAACAACAGGGAAGCCGAAAGGAGTCATGCTGAGCCACGACAAT ATCACCTGGACATCCGCACACGCCAGTCGGGCAGGAGATGTGCAACCCGCTGAAATCCGGCAGGAAAAGATCGTCAGTTACCTCCCCTTGAGCCACATCGCTGCCCAAATATACGATCTCTGGACTGGAATTAAGTGGGGTGAAGAGGTTTATTTTGCAGAACCGGATGCCTTGAAG GGAAGCCTGGTTGAGGTCCTGAGAGAAGCACTACCCACCTCACATATGGGAGTGCCCCGGGTGTGGGAGAAGATGATGGAGAAGATCAAAGAGGTTTCTTCGCAGACTGGATTGCTGAAGAAGAAGATGCTGTCCTGGGCCATGTCAGTCACTCTGGAGCAAAACCTGAGCTGCTCCAATAG TGATTCAAAGCCCTATTGGATGAGGATGGTGGACTCTTTGCTCCTCGCTAAGATCCGCTGTGCCCTCGGCCTTTCCCAGTGTCAGAAGCACTTCTGCGGAGCTGCCCCCCTCCCTGTGGAAGTATCGCAGTTCTTCCTTGGCCTGAACATCCCCCTTTATGAAGCGTATGGGATGAGTGAAACCACCGGTCCCCATTGCATGTCTGGGCCACACATTTATCGACCTAACAG CTGTGGCATGGCTGTCCCAGGTTGCCTCATTAAGATAGTGAACGAAGATGAACATGGCAACGGGGAGATTTGCTTTTGGGGACGGACAGTCTTCATGGGCTATTTGAACATGGAGGACAAGACCAGGGAAGTGATTGACCAAGATGGCTGGTTGCACTCTGGAGATCTTGGAAAGATGGACAAGGATGGATTTCTTTATGTCACTGGAAGAATTAAAG AGCTTATCATTACAGCTGGGGGTGAAAATATCCCTCCTGTCCCCCTGGAAGATGCTGTCAAGAAGGAGCTCCCATTAATTAGCAATGCTGTGTTGATTGGAGATCAGAAGAAGTTCTTGTCTATGTTGCTGACCTTAAAG TGCTCAGTGGATCCTGATACATCTGAACCAACTGATTGCCTGACCCAGGAAGCCAGAGACTTCTGCCAAAAAGCTGGAAGCAAAGCCACGCAGGTTTCCGAAATTGTACGCGCAAGAGACCACGCCGTGTACCGGGCTGTGCAAGTTGGCATAGACCGCGTCAATGGGTGCTCCGTCAGCAACGCTCAGCGCATTCAGAAGTGGGCAATCCTAGGAAAAGACTTCTCCATTTCTGGTGGAGAATTTG GTCCGACAATGAAATTAAAGCGGCAAACAGTTGCTGAGAAGTACAAAAATGAAATTGAGGCTTTTTACAAGGATTGTTTAGCTGCCTAG